A single genomic interval of Zobellia nedashkovskayae harbors:
- a CDS encoding energy transducer TonB has translation MKPKKNPQKDLNRNRPIYFLFGLLFVLMLTLAAFEWKTYDHSYDYDISMNIKDELTEELPILVEFKTPPPPKQIQAPPIIEIIDDEDEEIEDVIESSETDQEEKILEVSDIEVMDTDEPEEMSFMVIEDVPVFPGCENKQNKRACFQTMMNKHIAKNFRYPESAQEMGIQGRVNIMFVIQKDGSIGNLQLRGPDKSLEKEAKRIIDKLPQMEPGKQRGTPVRVPFSIPINFRLQ, from the coding sequence ATGAAGCCAAAGAAAAATCCACAAAAGGACCTGAACCGCAACCGACCCATATATTTTCTATTTGGGCTGCTATTTGTACTTATGTTAACCCTAGCAGCATTTGAATGGAAAACCTATGATCATTCCTATGACTATGATATTTCTATGAATATTAAGGATGAGTTAACTGAAGAGCTACCCATTTTGGTAGAGTTCAAAACACCACCTCCTCCTAAACAAATTCAGGCGCCACCTATTATTGAGATAATTGATGATGAAGACGAAGAAATAGAAGACGTAATTGAATCTTCCGAAACAGACCAAGAAGAAAAAATCTTAGAGGTCTCAGATATTGAAGTAATGGATACCGATGAGCCAGAAGAGATGTCCTTTATGGTTATTGAAGATGTACCGGTTTTTCCCGGATGCGAAAATAAACAGAACAAAAGAGCATGTTTCCAAACAATGATGAACAAACACATTGCAAAAAACTTTAGATATCCTGAATCTGCACAAGAAATGGGCATACAAGGCAGGGTGAATATTATGTTTGTTATACAAAAAGACGGAAGCATTGGCAATTTACAATTGCGAGGACCGGACAAAAGCCTTGAAAAAGAAGCCAAAAGAATAATAGATAAACTACCTCAAATGGAACCTGGAAAACAGAGAGGAACCCCAGTGAGAGTACCTTTTAGCATCCCTATAAACTTTAGACTTCAATAA